In one Halomarina ordinaria genomic region, the following are encoded:
- a CDS encoding MmgE/PrpD family protein: MRSTSPRDPDGELAAFAADIDFDDLPTELVRSAERAFVDTVGVTVAGAVEGAGAVAIETTRAGGEGGPASFVGVPGSASVPDAAFANGTAGHALDFDDVTRGVWHPSVPVVAPVLALAEAEDLPGERAVTAYVAGYETQCYLADALLPEHYERGWHATATFGTIGAAVACAVLLDLDETATRRAINAAASMPAGLKKNFGTMTKPMHAGHAARSGLTAAMLAARGHTAADGALGTDRGVLDLYAGDDLHPEEMARLGEEWALASDGIQVKKYPCCYFTHPGVYATQRLVADNDLAPADVESVRVLASRGAADALHYDDPDSGLEAKFSMPYTVASAVVRDRVGLEAFDDENVGDPEVQAVRERVAFEVDPDLAYEPYHTTVVVETTAGERHERVQEVPPGTPADPLTDEELAAKFRMCVERADVDVDPDVAYRRLDALGEQDSVAHVTDAL, from the coding sequence ATGCGTTCCACGTCACCACGTGACCCGGACGGCGAGCTCGCCGCCTTCGCGGCCGACATCGACTTCGACGACCTTCCCACGGAACTCGTCCGGAGCGCGGAGCGGGCGTTCGTCGACACGGTCGGCGTCACCGTCGCCGGGGCCGTCGAGGGCGCCGGTGCCGTCGCCATCGAGACGACCCGGGCGGGCGGGGAGGGCGGACCGGCCTCGTTCGTCGGCGTCCCGGGGAGCGCGTCGGTCCCGGACGCGGCGTTCGCCAACGGGACGGCCGGCCACGCCCTCGACTTCGACGACGTGACGCGCGGGGTGTGGCACCCGAGCGTCCCCGTGGTCGCCCCCGTTCTCGCGCTGGCGGAGGCGGAGGACCTCCCGGGCGAGCGGGCGGTCACCGCCTACGTCGCCGGCTACGAGACGCAGTGTTACCTCGCCGACGCGCTCCTCCCCGAGCACTACGAGCGGGGGTGGCACGCGACGGCGACGTTCGGTACCATCGGGGCGGCCGTCGCGTGCGCCGTCCTGCTCGACCTGGACGAGACGGCGACCCGTCGTGCGATAAACGCCGCCGCCTCCATGCCCGCGGGGCTGAAGAAGAACTTCGGGACGATGACCAAGCCCATGCACGCCGGCCACGCCGCCCGGTCGGGGTTGACGGCCGCGATGCTCGCCGCACGCGGCCACACCGCCGCCGATGGGGCACTCGGGACCGACCGCGGCGTCCTCGACCTCTACGCCGGCGACGACCTGCACCCCGAGGAGATGGCCCGCCTCGGCGAGGAGTGGGCGCTCGCGAGCGACGGCATCCAGGTGAAGAAGTACCCCTGCTGTTACTTCACCCACCCGGGCGTGTACGCGACCCAGCGACTCGTCGCGGACAACGACCTCGCCCCGGCCGACGTCGAGTCCGTCCGGGTACTCGCGTCGCGGGGTGCCGCGGACGCGCTCCACTACGACGACCCGGACTCGGGGCTGGAGGCGAAGTTCTCCATGCCCTACACGGTGGCCTCGGCCGTCGTCCGCGACCGGGTCGGTCTGGAGGCGTTCGACGACGAGAACGTGGGTGACCCCGAGGTGCAGGCCGTCCGCGAGCGGGTCGCCTTCGAGGTGGACCCGGACCTCGCCTACGAGCCGTATCACACCACCGTCGTCGTCGAGACGACCGCCGGCGAGCGCCACGAGCGGGTCCAGGAGGTCCCCCCCGGAACGCCCGCGGACCCACTGACCGACGAGGAACTGGCGGCGAAGTTCCGGATGTGCGTCGAGCGCGCCGACGTCGACGTCGACCCGGACGTCGCCTACCGGCGCCTCGACGCGCTCGGCGAACAGGACAGCGTCGCACACGTCACGGACGCGCTCTGA
- a CDS encoding acyl-CoA dehydrogenase family protein → MLALDEEQRMVMSLLSDIAEREFRDRACTWDGAFPWENLRLLGEHGLVGLNLPEEYGGGGMGEFEAMLAIEAVGRVCPDTANALYGQSMVAPRAIDMFGSEAAKERYLPPVCRGESALAIAISEPHAGSDAGAMDTHVVEDGGDLYLSGEKIWVSYVPESDAAVVWAYFPDDNLGTVVVDLDAPGVDVNEHYRNMAGHTQTHFFMDEVRIPAENVLVRGESALKEQLKALNWERCGSAAYANAIARCAFDHALDYAREREQFDRPIGDFQGIRWKLADMAARIESARSVALRAALTAEARGRVPDRLETSVAKYVSGQTVEHVVSEALQIHGATGYQRDHPLEYLYRLQRGRRIAAGTDEVMKDTIADALFADGLPGVV, encoded by the coding sequence ATGCTCGCACTGGACGAAGAGCAACGGATGGTGATGAGCCTCCTCTCGGACATCGCTGAGCGGGAGTTCAGGGACCGTGCCTGCACCTGGGACGGGGCGTTCCCGTGGGAGAACCTGCGCCTGCTCGGCGAGCACGGCCTCGTCGGTCTCAACCTTCCCGAGGAGTACGGCGGCGGCGGGATGGGCGAGTTCGAGGCGATGCTCGCCATCGAGGCGGTCGGCCGGGTCTGTCCGGACACCGCAAACGCCCTCTACGGCCAGTCGATGGTCGCCCCACGCGCTATCGACATGTTCGGGAGCGAGGCGGCGAAGGAGCGCTACCTCCCGCCCGTCTGCCGGGGGGAGTCGGCGCTCGCCATCGCTATCAGCGAACCGCACGCCGGGAGCGACGCCGGTGCGATGGACACCCACGTCGTGGAAGACGGCGGTGACCTCTACCTCTCGGGCGAGAAGATATGGGTCAGCTACGTCCCCGAGTCCGACGCGGCGGTCGTCTGGGCCTACTTCCCCGACGACAACCTCGGGACGGTCGTCGTCGACCTCGACGCGCCCGGCGTCGACGTCAACGAGCACTACCGCAACATGGCCGGTCACACCCAGACGCACTTCTTCATGGACGAGGTTCGAATCCCGGCGGAGAACGTCCTCGTACGCGGGGAGTCGGCGCTGAAGGAGCAGTTGAAGGCGCTGAACTGGGAGCGCTGCGGGAGCGCGGCGTACGCCAACGCCATCGCGCGCTGTGCCTTCGACCACGCGCTCGACTACGCCCGCGAGCGAGAGCAGTTCGACCGGCCAATCGGCGACTTCCAGGGGATTCGGTGGAAACTCGCCGACATGGCCGCCCGCATCGAGAGTGCCCGGAGCGTCGCCCTGCGGGCCGCACTCACCGCCGAGGCGCGGGGACGCGTCCCCGACCGCCTGGAGACGAGCGTCGCGAAGTACGTCTCCGGGCAGACCGTCGAACACGTCGTCAGCGAGGCGCTCCAGATACACGGCGCGACGGGCTACCAGCGCGACCACCCGCTCGAGTACCTCTACCGTCTCCAGCGCGGGCGGCGCATCGCCGCCGGCACCGACGAGGTCATGAAGGACACCATCGCGGACGCCCTCTTCGCCGACGGGTTGCCCGGCGTCGTCTGA
- a CDS encoding acyl-CoA thioesterase: MGEPFSTDIQVRFRDIDSMNHVNNAVYVSYLEQARSEFFREVLDERLDRVDTVIARQDVEYRHPIDLGEAVRVDLEVTRLGDSSLTMRYEVYAGDDLAATAESVQVAYDREAGRSKPLPDAWRERIENR, translated from the coding sequence ATGGGAGAGCCGTTCAGCACGGACATCCAGGTCCGGTTCCGGGACATCGACTCGATGAACCACGTCAACAACGCCGTGTACGTCAGCTACCTCGAACAGGCGCGCTCGGAGTTCTTCCGGGAGGTCCTCGACGAACGGCTCGACCGGGTCGACACCGTCATCGCGCGCCAGGACGTCGAGTACCGCCACCCCATCGACCTCGGCGAGGCCGTCCGCGTCGACCTGGAGGTGACCCGGCTCGGCGACTCCAGCCTGACGATGCGCTACGAGGTGTACGCCGGCGACGACCTCGCGGCCACCGCCGAGTCCGTACAGGTGGCCTACGACCGCGAGGCGGGCCGGTCGAAGCCGCTCCCCGACGCCTGGCGCGAGCGCATCGAGAACCGCTAA
- a CDS encoding CaiB/BaiF CoA transferase family protein: protein MQPFEGVDVLDLTQSIAGPVSTAMLASMGANVVKLEPPDGDAFRGMLGGAMFTYANRGGKRSIAVDLKTEEGATVARDLARRADVVVESFRPGVVEKFGLDYETTRAENPGVVYCSVSGFGQGGPYRDYPAYDPVVQAASGLMSVIGYPDRPPVRIGASVIDCGTGANAAFMMASALRERERTGEGEYIDMSLFDVAVSWMGYWLAYYDSVGETPRRAGSRLHGFAPNNVFEAGDGDALYMSAISDHLYERVCRAVDREDLLDDERFGSPDDRWDNREVLEAELAETFARYERDALVERLAAAGVPTGPLQGVTDLLDDDHLAARDLVTETENVERDRRVRTAAYPLRTREGLPDLADPPSLGEHTREVLADLGVAESEVDRLLEEDVVRDA, encoded by the coding sequence ATGCAGCCGTTCGAGGGGGTCGACGTGCTCGACCTCACGCAGTCCATCGCCGGGCCGGTGAGTACGGCGATGCTGGCGTCGATGGGGGCGAACGTCGTGAAGCTCGAACCACCCGACGGCGACGCCTTCCGGGGGATGCTCGGCGGCGCGATGTTCACCTACGCGAACCGGGGCGGCAAGCGGAGTATCGCCGTCGACCTGAAGACCGAGGAGGGGGCGACGGTGGCCCGTGACCTCGCCCGGCGTGCCGACGTGGTCGTCGAGTCCTTTCGTCCAGGTGTCGTCGAGAAGTTCGGCCTCGACTACGAGACGACGCGCGCCGAGAACCCCGGGGTGGTGTACTGCTCGGTGAGTGGGTTCGGTCAGGGCGGTCCCTACCGCGACTACCCGGCGTACGACCCGGTGGTGCAGGCGGCGAGCGGGCTGATGTCGGTCATCGGCTACCCCGACCGGCCGCCGGTCCGCATCGGCGCGAGCGTCATCGACTGCGGGACGGGTGCGAACGCCGCCTTCATGATGGCGAGCGCGCTCCGCGAGCGCGAGCGCACCGGCGAGGGCGAGTACATCGACATGTCGCTGTTCGACGTCGCCGTCTCGTGGATGGGCTACTGGCTCGCGTACTACGACTCCGTCGGCGAGACGCCCCGGCGCGCGGGGTCCAGACTCCACGGCTTCGCCCCGAACAACGTCTTCGAGGCCGGCGACGGCGACGCGCTGTACATGAGCGCCATCTCCGACCACCTCTACGAACGGGTCTGTCGCGCCGTCGACCGCGAGGACCTGCTCGACGACGAGCGGTTCGGGTCGCCCGACGACCGGTGGGACAACCGCGAGGTCCTCGAAGCCGAACTGGCCGAGACCTTCGCGCGCTACGAGCGCGACGCGCTGGTCGAGCGCCTCGCCGCCGCCGGCGTCCCCACCGGCCCCCTCCAGGGGGTGACCGACCTCCTCGACGACGACCACCTCGCGGCACGGGACCTCGTGACCGAGACGGAGAACGTCGAGCGCGACCGCAGGGTCCGGACCGCCGCCTACCCCCTGCGGACGCGGGAGGGCCTGCCCGACCTGGCCGACCCGCCCTCGCTGGGCGAGCACACCCGCGAGGTGCTCGCCGACCTCGGCGTCGCCGAGAGTGAGGTCGACCGCCTCCTCGAGGAGGACGTGGTCCGCGACGCCTGA
- a CDS encoding MaoC family dehydratase, which yields MTDEDAAGDRRLVAGWQGRYYEDFTVGDVYKHPFGRTVTETDNVWLTNLTMNLNPMHFNEAYAAETEFGERLVDGTFVIALAVGMSVIDISVNATANLGYDRIRHHAPVYHGDTIFAESEVLEKRESSSRDHVGIVTTELRAFNQDGTKVLSLERTPMVLKREYAQPTAEQPPGWPEGVGTLNADLDGE from the coding sequence ATGACAGACGAGGACGCGGCGGGCGACCGCCGCCTGGTCGCGGGCTGGCAGGGCCGGTACTACGAGGATTTCACCGTCGGGGACGTGTACAAACATCCCTTCGGTCGGACCGTGACGGAGACGGACAACGTCTGGCTGACGAACCTGACGATGAACCTCAATCCGATGCACTTCAACGAGGCGTACGCCGCCGAGACCGAGTTCGGCGAGCGCCTCGTCGACGGCACGTTCGTCATCGCGCTGGCGGTGGGCATGAGCGTCATCGACATCTCGGTGAACGCCACCGCCAACCTCGGCTACGATAGAATCAGGCACCACGCGCCGGTCTACCACGGCGACACTATCTTCGCCGAGAGCGAGGTCCTCGAGAAGCGCGAGTCGAGTTCGCGCGACCACGTCGGCATCGTCACCACCGAACTCCGGGCGTTCAACCAGGATGGAACGAAGGTCCTCTCGCTCGAACGCACCCCCATGGTCCTCAAACGCGAGTACGCACAACCCACCGCCGAGCAGCCCCCGGGGTGGCCCGAGGGCGTCGGAACGCTGAACGCGGACCTCGACGGGGAGTAG
- a CDS encoding YncE family protein: MTSPDADPLYPNADAPDRPAGDVSRRRLLQGSAVAGAAATAGCLRDAGDSDGGDDPSRRPTVFVFNTGDGTVSLIDPERDERVGTRAVELSSSFPSNQYTPTLTDDREDSLWLNVGRGVRALAVGSLSETASMETGSGANWLERTPDGAHVVVSAREPTHVQFRLDADPDSETFGEVTAEDGLGRRPLTNEIGPDSETGYVFTPGSDDVTVVDLEDRTVAERLDLGGSAFVGTWDPSRTKLYVPVQTTDEVAVVDHERREVVERIPVGPSPYGATASSVRPREDATAAVSVAMARLGLLSETTETTYCIGNCACGHRL, encoded by the coding sequence ATGACATCCCCCGACGCCGACCCGCTCTACCCGAACGCCGACGCGCCGGACCGCCCCGCCGGCGACGTCTCCCGCCGTCGACTCCTGCAGGGGAGCGCGGTCGCCGGGGCGGCCGCGACGGCCGGCTGTCTGCGCGACGCGGGTGATTCGGACGGCGGAGACGACCCATCGCGTCGACCCACCGTGTTCGTTTTCAACACCGGTGACGGGACGGTGAGCCTCATCGACCCGGAGCGCGACGAGCGCGTCGGGACGAGGGCGGTCGAACTCTCCTCGTCGTTCCCCTCGAACCAGTACACCCCGACGCTGACGGACGACCGCGAGGACTCGCTGTGGCTCAACGTCGGGCGGGGCGTCCGCGCGCTCGCGGTCGGGTCGCTCTCCGAGACGGCGTCGATGGAGACCGGCTCCGGGGCGAACTGGCTCGAACGGACGCCCGACGGCGCACACGTCGTCGTCAGCGCGCGCGAACCGACCCACGTGCAGTTCCGCCTCGACGCCGACCCCGACTCGGAGACGTTCGGCGAGGTGACCGCCGAGGACGGACTCGGTCGCCGGCCGTTGACGAACGAGATCGGCCCCGACTCCGAGACGGGCTACGTGTTCACTCCGGGGTCGGACGACGTCACCGTCGTCGACCTCGAGGACCGGACGGTCGCGGAGCGACTCGACCTCGGCGGGTCGGCGTTCGTCGGGACGTGGGACCCCTCGCGGACGAAACTGTACGTTCCCGTCCAGACGACCGACGAGGTCGCGGTCGTCGACCACGAGCGACGGGAGGTCGTCGAACGAATCCCGGTCGGACCGAGTCCGTACGGCGCGACGGCGTCGTCGGTGCGGCCGCGCGAGGACGCGACCGCCGCCGTCTCCGTCGCCATGGCGCGACTCGGCCTGCTCTCGGAGACGACGGAGACCACCTACTGCATCGGGAACTGCGCCTGCGGACACCGGCTGTGA
- a CDS encoding FAD-dependent oxidoreductase, with product MDTFVVVGGDAAGMSAASKAKRDDPDLDVVVFERGEWVSYGACGLPYYVKGEIQSLTDLVSVTPEEFREERDIDLRTGHDVVAIDPDDRTVTARNDDGEVVQTYDHLLVATGAAAVTPPIAGLDREGVYTLGSMADGKDLREYVGRAREHRDLQQPDRGPACQFLETCTGPVGVVGGGYIGVEMAEALAANDFEVHLFQRGGRILKSFSEATSEAVLDHLDEQDVAVYLHAEVEELAGGERVEAVVTAEERVPVEMVLVGTGVRPRTALAEEAGIELGETGAIATDAYCETNLPNVYAAGDCAEADHVVTGDPVHVPLALTANRRGRAVGQTVAGERTEGGGVAGTAAVKAFDVEAARTGILDHETARAAGFDPLTRTIDANSRAGYYPEGGTVRVTLTVDRPSGRVLGGSLVSEYGEGAVHRSHALVGAVTEGVTVADLANYDLAYAPPFNTTWDPVLTAAKVVEGER from the coding sequence ATGGATACGTTCGTCGTCGTCGGTGGTGACGCCGCCGGCATGTCGGCCGCGAGCAAGGCGAAGCGCGACGACCCCGACCTCGACGTCGTCGTCTTCGAGCGCGGCGAGTGGGTGTCCTACGGGGCGTGCGGCCTCCCCTACTACGTGAAGGGGGAGATACAGTCGCTCACCGACCTCGTCTCGGTGACGCCCGAGGAGTTCCGCGAGGAGCGGGACATCGACCTCCGGACGGGCCACGACGTCGTCGCCATCGACCCGGACGACCGCACCGTGACCGCGAGGAACGACGACGGGGAGGTCGTCCAGACGTACGACCACCTGCTCGTCGCGACGGGGGCGGCGGCGGTCACGCCCCCCATCGCCGGCCTGGACCGCGAGGGCGTCTACACCCTCGGGTCGATGGCCGACGGGAAGGACCTCCGCGAGTACGTCGGGCGCGCGCGCGAGCACCGCGACCTCCAGCAACCCGACCGGGGGCCGGCCTGCCAGTTCCTGGAGACGTGTACCGGTCCCGTCGGCGTCGTCGGCGGGGGGTACATCGGCGTCGAGATGGCGGAAGCGCTGGCGGCCAACGACTTCGAGGTCCACCTGTTCCAGCGCGGCGGCCGAATCCTGAAGTCGTTCAGCGAGGCGACCAGCGAGGCCGTCCTCGACCACCTCGACGAACAGGACGTCGCCGTCTACCTGCACGCGGAAGTCGAGGAACTCGCCGGCGGGGAGAGGGTAGAAGCGGTCGTAACCGCCGAGGAGCGCGTCCCCGTCGAGATGGTCCTCGTCGGGACGGGCGTCCGCCCGCGGACGGCGCTCGCCGAGGAGGCCGGTATCGAACTCGGCGAGACGGGGGCCATCGCGACCGACGCCTACTGCGAGACGAACCTCCCGAACGTGTACGCGGCCGGCGACTGCGCGGAGGCCGACCACGTCGTCACCGGCGACCCGGTGCACGTCCCGCTGGCGCTGACTGCCAACCGGCGCGGACGGGCCGTCGGCCAGACCGTCGCCGGCGAACGGACCGAGGGCGGCGGGGTCGCGGGGACCGCTGCCGTGAAGGCCTTCGACGTCGAGGCGGCCCGGACGGGTATCCTCGACCACGAGACGGCGCGGGCGGCCGGCTTCGACCCGCTGACGCGGACCATCGACGCGAACTCCCGGGCGGGCTACTACCCCGAGGGCGGGACGGTCCGGGTGACGCTCACCGTCGACCGGCCGTCCGGACGCGTCCTCGGGGGCAGTCTCGTCTCCGAGTACGGCGAGGGAGCCGTCCACCGGAGTCACGCCCTCGTCGGGGCGGTGACCGAAGGGGTGACCGTCGCCGACCTCGCGAACTACGACCTCGCCTACGCGCCGCCGTTCAACACGACCTGGGACCCCGTGCTGACGGCGGCGAAGGTCGTCGAGGGAGAGCGGTAG
- a CDS encoding TIGR03557 family F420-dependent LLM class oxidoreductase, which translates to MTHIGYTLSSEEHEPNDLVDHARRAEETGFDFVSVSDHYHPWVSAQGHSPFVWGTLGGVAAATEAVDVGVGVAAPIMRMHPAVYAQAAATAAAMFDGREFFFGVGTGENLNEHVLGDHWPEHAVRLEMLEEAVAVIRKLWSGEEVSHHGEHYTVENARLFTLPEEEPPICVSAYGDRTARSAAEMGDGFWSVGPQETLETWADHGGEGPRFCQLHACVAEDDETGVRTAHEQWPNSGLPGELSSVLPTPAFFEQATQMVSADDIREGSIMTGPDAQQHIDSIQTAIDAGYDHVYVHQIGDDQEAVFDLYREEVLPSFS; encoded by the coding sequence ATGACACACATCGGCTACACACTCTCCAGTGAGGAACACGAACCGAACGACCTCGTCGACCACGCCCGTCGCGCGGAGGAGACGGGCTTCGACTTCGTCTCCGTCTCCGACCACTACCACCCGTGGGTGAGCGCCCAGGGTCACTCCCCGTTCGTCTGGGGGACGCTCGGCGGGGTCGCGGCGGCGACCGAGGCGGTGGACGTCGGCGTCGGCGTCGCGGCACCCATCATGCGGATGCACCCCGCCGTCTACGCGCAGGCGGCGGCCACCGCCGCGGCGATGTTCGACGGCCGGGAGTTCTTCTTCGGCGTCGGCACCGGCGAGAACCTCAACGAACACGTCCTCGGGGACCACTGGCCCGAACACGCCGTCCGACTGGAGATGCTCGAGGAGGCCGTCGCGGTCATCAGGAAGCTGTGGAGCGGCGAGGAGGTGAGCCACCACGGCGAGCACTACACCGTCGAGAACGCCCGCCTGTTCACGCTCCCCGAGGAGGAACCACCCATCTGCGTGTCCGCCTACGGCGACCGGACCGCCCGGTCGGCAGCCGAGATGGGCGACGGCTTCTGGTCGGTGGGTCCCCAGGAGACCCTCGAGACGTGGGCGGACCACGGCGGGGAGGGCCCGCGGTTCTGTCAGCTCCACGCCTGCGTCGCCGAGGACGACGAGACGGGCGTCCGCACCGCCCACGAGCAGTGGCCCAACTCCGGGCTCCCGGGCGAACTGAGCTCCGTCCTCCCGACGCCCGCCTTCTTCGAGCAGGCGACGCAGATGGTCTCGGCGGACGACATCCGCGAGGGGAGCATCATGACCGGGCCCGACGCCCAGCAGCACATCGACAGCATCCAGACGGCCATCGACGCCGGCTACGACCACGTCTACGTCCACCAGATCGGCGACGACCAGGAGGCGGTCTTCGACCTCTACCGCGAGGAGGTCCTCCCCTCGTTCTCCTGA